GCCGGGCTCTGGTATTTGCGGACAGTCACGCCCGAAGTCGTGTCGAGGCCCATAGTTTTGACATCTTGGCGGGGAATGCAGGCGGCTGGCTTTGGACGAGCCCTGCACCCCAGAAAGACAAGGCTTTGAGCAGGCTTGCCGGCCGCGCGGGTTCTAGCGCGGCTGTTGGGGAGCACCGGCCGATTTGCTGGCCGAAGGACATTAGGTAACGATCGCCTTGAGAGGATACTGCTTATGAATCCGGCCGACATGGCTCAGTCAGCCCTTCCGGTTGCTGCCTCCGCCGACGTGTCGCTGATTGCGCTGTTCTGGCAGGCTCACTGGATCGTGAAGGCGGTGATGCTGGGACTTCTGTCCTGTTCGGTCTGGGTCTGGGCCATCGCCATCGACAAGATCTTCCTTTATGCGCGGACGCGGCGCTCGATGGACCGCTTCGAGCAGGCCTTCTGGTCCGGCGAATCGATCGAGGAGCTTTACCGCACGCTCTCGGCCAAGCCGACGCATTCCATGGCAGCATGCTTCGTCGCGGCGATGCGCGAATGGAAGCGCTCGTTCGAGAGCCATGCCCGCTCCGTCGCGGGCCTGCAGATGCGCATCGACAAGGTGATGAACGTTTCGATCGCGCGCGAGGTCGAGCGGCTGGAACGCCGCCTGCTGGTGCTCGCCACCGTCGGCT
This genomic stretch from Bradyrhizobium daqingense harbors:
- the tolQ gene encoding protein TolQ, which translates into the protein MNPADMAQSALPVAASADVSLIALFWQAHWIVKAVMLGLLSCSVWVWAIAIDKIFLYARTRRSMDRFEQAFWSGESIEELYRTLSAKPTHSMAACFVAAMREWKRSFESHARSVAGLQMRIDKVMNVSIAREVERLERRLLVLATVGSAGPFVGLFGTVWGIMSSFQSIAASKNTSLAVVAPGIAEALFATAVGLIAAIPATIFYNKFTSEVNRQAQRLEGFADEFSAILSRQIDERG